GCTACCGGGAACACCATCTCAGCTTACCGGATAAAGATGATGATGCTTTCGATAACTTCAAATTGCCAACCGCTTGTTGCACAAAACAGTTCTAGTACCTCACGTTGACGCTTTAAATCTTCTTTTTGATCATGGCTAGATACGCGGCAGTAAGCTATGGTGTAAGACAATTCACCCTTAATTCCTAGTAACTCAGACAACTCATATCGCCTGTGTCCACCTTCTGTTCTTTCGGGATGCAGTTTTCATAAAGCTTCCCACCTGTAGAGGGTCTTGGTAGACACTCCTTTTAATTTTGCAGCTTCAGATACAGTTAACTTAGACATGTGCTTATTCTAGGTCATTAAATGTCTAAGAAGAAGAAGTATTGTCTAATTATTTTGATTCAGTATCTAACCCTTGAAGAGGCAGGAATTTCTGCTCTTAATTATTTTGGCTCTTGGAATGAATGGTCTCGTGATTTTTCACTACCAATTGATACCAGAGTCATGCAATGAGCGCATAAAGTAATACCTTGGGCTGAAAATGTGAGTAGAATTATTGTGTCGTTACAGTGCAAATACACTTTAACTTAAGCGCGATTGATACTGGCGCGGGCTGTGGGATAATCTGTAGGGCGATCGTAATTGGTGAATGCGATCGCCCAAATCGAATAATAGTCAGAAACTTCGTCATTAGCACCGCCCAAAGGGGATACAGCCATCTCAGGATTAAACACCTGAGACAGCCAGTTTTGTTGAAATAGTAGGCTATAGCTGCCAGATAAAAGATGGCATTGTGCGATCGCCCTGGAAACTCAAACTAATCAGCAAACCCTTACTGTGAAAAGATCAGTATTGAATAGGGAGCAATCCCAACATTACCTCGACAAGGCATATGCTCTGGATCGTTTGGATCTGTAGAACCCGCAGTAGTTGAATAACCCCCAAAATTGCCAAAATCAGGACTGTAACTGTCCGAGTCACTATTAAAACGGTTCCACCATATTCCTGGCGTTGGAAAGCCTATACTGTAGCTTGGGAAGCTCTTGTGTCCAAAGTTAATAACCACAATCACATCATCTCCTGGTCCACCATATTCCCAGCGATGGTACGCAACCACCTTGTCATTGTCATTCACATGGTGAACATGAACATGCTGCCCTCGTAATCCCCGCGTGTTATTATACCAGTTGCGTCGTAACTGAATCAAATCTCGATACAGGTTAAAAATTTTTCCACCTATCAAACTATCCTTCTTACTCGAATCTAGGGCTGTTTTATCCGTCCAAGCCAGCCATTCCAGAAACTCCTGTCCCTGAAAAATCATTGGAATCCCAGGAGTCGTCATCACAATTGCCGCAGCTAACGTTGATCGCTTGCGGGCAAAATAACTATCTGCATGTCCGCGATCGATTGCATCGGGTAAACGAAGATTTCCTTTATCTGCATGTACCTGATCGTGATTCTCACTGAACAAGATACGGCTGAAAGCATCTAAACCATATCGCTGTTCAATGACATCGCGAACTGCAAACATATTACGACTACTATCAGCAGGGACAACAACTGCATTGTGAATATCCCAATAGAATCGGCTCACCCACTGAGCATCAAAACCTGCACCTCCCCCACCAAAGAATGCAGGTTTAGTCACCCACTCATTTTCTTGTAAATCTTCTGCGATCGTAATTTTGGCTGAAGGTTGGCTCTTAATCAGGCTGTTAAGCTCCTGCAATAACCACCAACCCTCGGAAATGTCATTATTGGGATCATTATTGTTACCGTATGTATTACGGATACCGATCGTTGAGTCAAACCGAAACCCATCAACGTGGTATATGAACTATTCAATTTGTTGCCTGAGTGATGGGGTGAGAATCATTATTCCTCTAACAATTTCTTCGGGGGTAGCCGTGCCGTCGATCACTTTCGGTGCAATTGCCATAACTTCTAAAGCCAAATTTGTAGAAATTCCCCTTGCCTCCAGTCGCTTCAATTCCAAAACATCAATTCCTGCTGCCAGTCC
This sequence is a window from Tolypothrix sp. NIES-4075. Protein-coding genes within it:
- a CDS encoding alpha amylase C-terminal domain-containing protein, with translation MQELNSLIKSQPSAKITIAEDLQENEWVTKPAFFGGGGAGFDAQWVSRFYWDIHNAVVVPADSSRNMFAVRDVIEQRYGLDAFSRILFSENHDQVHADKGNLRLPDAIDRGHADSYFARKRSTLAAAIVMTTPGIPMIFQGQEFLEWLAWTDKTALDSSKKDSLIGGKIFNLYRDLIQLRRNWYNNTRGLRGQHVHVHHVNDNDKVVAYHRWEYGGPGDDVIVVINFGHKSFPSYSIGFPTPGIWWNRFNSDSDSYSPDFGNFGGYSTTAGSTDPNDPEHMPCRGNVGIAPYSILIFSQ